Genomic segment of Campylobacter sp. MIT 99-7217:
AAAATCCTTAACTATACGCTTATCTGTGCCTTGAAAACTAATATATTGCGTTATTTTCTTTTCCAAAACACTTGGCTCTTTACTCGCGCAAGAAGCGATAAAAAGCACCATAAAAACGCTCAAAAACAAATTTAGTTTTTTCATGTATTCTCCTTTATTTTTGGATAAGCCAAGCTTTTGCTGGCAAATAAGGCGTGAAAGATCTTACCATAACTATAGTATTTTTAGCTTGATCAATTTCTTCATTTTGATAGATCAAAATCCCATTTTCTGTTCTTATATCTATCCTGCCTGTATTTTCTATCATCAAGACTTGAGCATATTTTGGTAAAGAAGTCCAATACCTCAAATCAGCTCTATTAATAGAACTTGTAACAAGACTTGTTGCCAAAGAAAGTAAGCCACCTGTTGGATCATTTTTAGCCACGGCTACATTAAGACTTGTTTTAACTATAGTCGAGCTTATGGCTTTTGCTACTTTTGAGGGAAGCTCTGTTTTAAACTCCGTTGCCACGATATCATCAAAGCTTACTAAAAACTCAGTTTTTTCATCATTTGCACTTAGAGAAGCATAAGAAGAATCCCTTTTTATAAGGGTTGGAAGTGTAAAAGTGCTTGTGATGATTTGATTGTTAAAATTTAAAGGGATAGTGAAAGAAAACTCACTTAAAGCTGTCCCAAAACCGCCCTCATAAACAACAAAGATATATTTTTTTAAATTTGATGGATTTAAAGAATTTGCATGTTGATTAAAAACCTTAAATTCCTTATCAAACTCCTTATTTTTAGCCTTGATAACAGCAACTTCTTTAAACAAATCCGCCGCACGCACAAAATCTTCATCTAAAAAGAAAAATAAAGCTGCCATGTAAGTAGCGTAAGGATTGATAAAATTTTTTGTCGTATCAAAATCTTTAAGCAAATGCTCGTATTCGCCCATGATATTGCCGTAATTTCCGCCCATATTTTGCTCAAAATTTTCCGTCTTCTTAGCCTCTTCAAATTCGGCTTTATTGGCATCAATTTCACTTCTAAAATATTCTTTTGCCTTATCTTGTCTCATTAAGGCTCTGTTAAATTCAACCCGTGCATTTTCAAAATCCTGCAAACTCATAAAATTTAAACCCTTATAAACATTGACCATGATACGCTCATAAAGCGTTCCTTGATAATCAACTATGCTCTCATTTAACAAGGTTGTGCCAATACTTTTTGCACCCTTTGAGGCTAAATTTTCTAAGTCTACATCGTATTTATAGGCTTCTTCAGCCTTATCTAAAAAATAATTGCTCTGTTCAAATTCATCACAATTTCTAGCTATGCTTCCAGCATTTAAACCGGTATAAATCACATCATCATTTTTTTCTATTTTCTTTTTTTCTACGCTTAAAAACTCTTGGGAACAAAACTTTTGAACTAAGGCTTGTTCATAAAGTGCATTACCTTCTTGATGATTAGCACAAGCTAAGAAAAATAAAGAAAGAGATAAGGTAAAAAAATAAGTAATGATCTTCATATCCTAGCCTTAAAAATGATTTTTAATTCTAGCATATTTTTGTAAAAAATAAGTGGAAAAATTTAAGCCCAATTTCTTGGGCTTAAGCTTAAACAAGAGAAGAAACAATAAAGCCTAATGTTACTGAAAGTGCTATAGCTAAGACACCCGGAACTAAAAAGGCGTGATTAAAGACATATTTTCCTATCCTTGTTGTTCCTGTATCGTCCATTTGAACCGCACCAAGCAAGGTTGGATAGGTTGGAAGCACGAAAAGTGCAGAAACAGCTGCAAAACTTGCCACTAAGATATAAGAATTTGGCGCAACAGAGCCATCAGGCATAGCACTTATAGAAAGTGCGGCAATGATTGTTGGCACGATGGCCTTTGCAGTTGCTGCTTGAGAATAAAGAAGCATACTTGCAAAGAAAAATGCCACAGCAACTAAGGCTGGAATACGCTTTGCTAAGTCTCCTGCGATATCTTGTATATCTTGCTTATATCCTGCAACAAAGGTATCTCCAAGCCATGCTACACCAAGAACACAAACGCAAGCGACCATTCCGCTTTTAAAGACACTTTGTTCAAAAATTTTACTCGTATCAATCTTGCAAAAAACAACGATCAAAGTTGCAATACTAAGCATAAAACTCATAATAGCACTATCTCTTGGTAAGCGAATAGGATCAATATAACTTTTTACAAACTCAGCCAAGCTAGTAAGGCTTGATCCTTCTGCTATGAGCATATTTACATAATCAAGCATAGGCTTTCGAACAACATCAGATATAGTAGTTGCATAAAACACAACACATAAAACACCGATCAAAAAGATAAGAACAGAAAGCTTTGCACCGGGCTTAATCTCTAAATTTAAAGCACCGGTTGGAGCTTTTATAAGTCCTGCTTTCAATCTTTCCTGATAGATAGCATCTTTGCTTAAGTCAAGATTGCTAAATTTAGAAACAAGAAAGGCTGTGATCATGCAAGCAACATAGGTTGTTACGATCCAAATACCTAAAAGCATAGGATAACTCCAACCAAGATCCTCTAAAACACCTGTCATATAAACTACTGCCGCACTTACAGGACTTGCTGTGATAGCTATTTGACTTGCAACCACAGCGATAGAAAGAGGGGCTGATGGCTTGATATTTTGCTCTTTTGCCACCTCAACAATAACCGGGATCATGGAAAATGCTGTATGTCCTGTTCCTGCAAAAAGGGTAAGACAATATGTAACTGTTGGAGCAAGATAATTGATATATTTTGGATTTGATCTTAAAATCCTCTCAGCAATCTGCACCAAATAATCAAGCCCACCAGCAAGTTGCATAGCTGAAATAGCAGCGATTACTGACATGATGATGAGGATAACATCCCAAGGGATATTTCCTACTTTCATACCCAAAATCAGCGTTAAAACAACAACTCCTATACCGCCTGCAAAGCCAATGCCAATACCTCCAAGTCTTACGCCTAGAAAAATAGCCCCTAAAAGAACGGCAACTTGTAAAATAAGCATAATTGTTTCCATACTTATGACCCTTATTCTTTTCTTTTTGTTTTCATTTGAGGATTGAGCATATTTTCAGGATCTAAGATCTTATCAATCTCATCTTTTGGTAAATATCCTCTTTCAAGGCAGATATCGCCAACTGATTTGCCGGTTTGTAAGGCTTCTTTAGCAATGCTTGCTGATTTTTCATAGCCTATGACCGGGTTAAATGCTGTAACTATGCCGATTGAATTAAGCACAGCTTGTTTGCAAGCTTCAGGATTAGCTGTAAGGTGTTTGATAGCCTTTCTAGCCAAAGTTAAGAATGCGTTTTCAAGTATGCAAATAGAATTAAATAGTCCATAAGCAATGCCCGGTTCAAAAGCATTAAGTTCAAATTCGCCTCTTTCAGAGCAAAGCATGATAGTTACATCATTTCCTATAACTTCATAGCAAGCTTCACCTACAACTTCGCAAATTACCGGATTTACTTTACTGGGCATTATAGAGCTTCCTGGTTGCATTTTTGGTAAATTTATCTCGCTTAAACCACATCTTGGACCTGAGTTCATAAGTCTTAGGTCATTTGCGATTTTGCTAAGTCTTACAGCAGCTGTTTTTAAAGCACCGCTTACATGAACAAAATCAGCTGTATCTTGAGTAGCAGCGATAAAATCCTCAGCAGGCTTGAAATTTACACCTGTGATTTCGCTAAGTTTTTTCTCAACCAAAACCTTATAATCAGGGTGGCAGTTAATACCTGTTCCAATAGCTGTCGCACCTAAATTTAGATAGCTCATTGCTTCTCTTGCTGCAGTGATTTTTTCGATATCACTTTTTACATAGCTTGCAAAAGCGTTAAAGGTATTGCCAAGTGTGGTTGGAACAGCATCTTCAAGCTCTGTTCTACCCATTTTAATCATATCTTTGTATTCCTTTGCCTTAACTAAAAGCTCATCTTTAAGCTCGTTCATAGCTTTTAACAAATCAGTAAGTTTTGCATAGCTTGCTACCTTGATCGAGCTTGGATAAGTGTCGTTTGTGGATTGTCCTAAATTTGCATGATCATTTGGGTGAAGGTATTGATATTCGCCTTTTTTATGTCCCATGCTCTCTAAACCAAGATTTGTAATCACTTCATTTACATTCATATTTGTACTTGTTCCAGCACCACCTTGGATCATATCTACAACGAATTGTTCAAGATATTCTCCTGCTATAAGTTTATCGCAAGCCTTTACTAAAGCGTCTGCCTTATCAGCATCTAAAACGCCTAGTTCTTTATTTGAAAGTGCTGCTGCCTTTTTAACCTGAGCAAAAGCTTTTACAAAGAAAGGGTAGTTTTGCAATCTTCTGCCAGTCATCTTAAAATTTTCTACCGCTCTAAAGGTTTGCACACCATAAT
This window contains:
- a CDS encoding anaerobic C4-dicarboxylate transporter gives rise to the protein METIMLILQVAVLLGAIFLGVRLGGIGIGFAGGIGVVVLTLILGMKVGNIPWDVILIIMSVIAAISAMQLAGGLDYLVQIAERILRSNPKYINYLAPTVTYCLTLFAGTGHTAFSMIPVIVEVAKEQNIKPSAPLSIAVVASQIAITASPVSAAVVYMTGVLEDLGWSYPMLLGIWIVTTYVACMITAFLVSKFSNLDLSKDAIYQERLKAGLIKAPTGALNLEIKPGAKLSVLIFLIGVLCVVFYATTISDVVRKPMLDYVNMLIAEGSSLTSLAEFVKSYIDPIRLPRDSAIMSFMLSIATLIVVFCKIDTSKIFEQSVFKSGMVACVCVLGVAWLGDTFVAGYKQDIQDIAGDLAKRIPALVAVAFFFASMLLYSQAATAKAIVPTIIAALSISAMPDGSVAPNSYILVASFAAVSALFVLPTYPTLLGAVQMDDTGTTRIGKYVFNHAFLVPGVLAIALSVTLGFIVSSLV
- a CDS encoding aspartate ammonia-lyase — translated: MGTRKEHDFIGELEIDDSVYYGVQTFRAVENFKMTGRRLQNYPFFVKAFAQVKKAAALSNKELGVLDADKADALVKACDKLIAGEYLEQFVVDMIQGGAGTSTNMNVNEVITNLGLESMGHKKGEYQYLHPNDHANLGQSTNDTYPSSIKVASYAKLTDLLKAMNELKDELLVKAKEYKDMIKMGRTELEDAVPTTLGNTFNAFASYVKSDIEKITAAREAMSYLNLGATAIGTGINCHPDYKVLVEKKLSEITGVNFKPAEDFIAATQDTADFVHVSGALKTAAVRLSKIANDLRLMNSGPRCGLSEINLPKMQPGSSIMPSKVNPVICEVVGEACYEVIGNDVTIMLCSERGEFELNAFEPGIAYGLFNSICILENAFLTLARKAIKHLTANPEACKQAVLNSIGIVTAFNPVIGYEKSASIAKEALQTGKSVGDICLERGYLPKDEIDKILDPENMLNPQMKTKRKE